The following are encoded together in the Thunnus maccoyii chromosome 18, fThuMac1.1, whole genome shotgun sequence genome:
- the tom1 gene encoding target of Myb protein 1 isoform X2, whose translation MEFLMGNPFSTPVGQRIERATNSSLPSDDWALNMEICDVINSSEEGPRDAIRAVKKRIVGNKNFKEVMLTLTVLETCVKNCGYRFHILVTTRDFIEGVLVRAIIPRNNPPLILHDRVLSIIQAWADAFRSSPDLTGVVSVYEDLRRKGLEFPMTELDGYSPVQAPKKTLPENRPAVTTLPAVLLSSKPLVPPLTCELKQALEGTEALTPNQVTKLKAELGVVRSNLTMMSDMMSQLDPVTVKQADMELLEQLYTVCKEMQDRIVKIVPRLSEEKLIEELLATNDEMNTAFTRYSRFERRITNGQNTTQKSHSYVNLADLNLTAESGSQSEIASIAGDSPLSQSKADSLSGQMARLSTSEADDLDTLLQKRNISTQQRPSEQSEVDGLARAQDGRLQITGTIPINQSNVMDDIEKWLALDDEYDDFEDSDGVTSEEFDRFLAERAKAAERLPSLRASTQDTNHSGS comes from the exons ATGGAGTTTTTAATGGGGAATCCGTTCAGCACGCCGGTGGGGCAGCGGATCG AGCGTGCGACCAACTCCAGCCTGCCGTCCGACGACTGGGCACTCAACATGGAAATCTGTGATGTGATCAACAGCTCAGAggaagg ACCCAGAGATGCAATCAGAGCTGTAAAGAAAAGAATTGTGGGGAACAAGAACTTTAAGGAGGTCATGCTGACGCTCACT GTCCTGGAGACGTGTGTGAAGAACTGCGGCTACAGGTTTCACATCCTGGTGACAACGCGGGATTTTATCGAGGGGGTTCTGGTGCGGGCGATCATCCCGAGGAACAACCCTCCTTTGATCCTGCATGACAGAGTGCTCAGCATAATACAG GCGTGGGCTGATGCATTCCGCAGCTCACCCGACCTGACGGGTGTGGTGTCAGTGTACGAAGACCTGCGAAGGAAAGGACTTGAGTTCCCCATGACAGAGCTTGACGGCTACTCACCCGTCCAAGCTCCCAAAAAG ACTTTGCCTGAGAATAGGCCTGCTGTCACTACTCTTCCTGCTGTGCTCCTGTCTTCCAAACCACTCGTCCCACCCCTGACCTGTGAGCTAAAACAGGCCCTAGAGGGAACCGAGGCCCTCACTCCCAACCAG GTAACAAAGCTTAAGGCAGAGCTGGGAGTGGTGCGGAGCAACCTGACTATGATGTCAGACATGATGAGTCAGCTGGATCCCGTCACGGTAAAACAAGCAGACATGGAGCTGCTGgag CAGTTATACACAGTATGTAAGGAAATGCAAGACAGGATAGTGAAGATCGTCCCCAGACTCAGCGAGGAGAAGCTGATTGAAGAGTTGTTGGCGACTAACGATGAGATGAACACCGCCTTCACTCGCTACAGCAG GTTTGAAAGACGAATAACAAACGGTCAAAACACGACACAGAAG AGCCACTCATACGTCAACCTCGCAGACCTCAATCTCACAGCGGAGTctggcagccaatcagagatcGCATCCATCGCCGGTGACAGTCCGCTCAGCCAATCAAAAGCTGACAGTTTGTCCGGTCAGATGGCAAGACTTA GCACTAGTGAAGCAGATGACTTGGACACATTATTACAGAAAAGAAATATCTCAACTCAACAAAGACCAAG TGAGCAGAGTGAAGTGGACGGCCTGGCTCGAGCCCAGGACGGCAGACTACAAATCACTGGAACG ATTCCTATCAACCAGTCCAATGTAATGGATGATATTGAGAAATGGCTAGCGCTGGATGATGAG TATGATGACTTTGAGGACTCTGATGGTGTGACCAGTGAAG agtTTGACAGGTTTCTAGCAGAAAGAGCAAAAGCAGCTGAGCGCCTGCCATCTCTCCGCGCCTCCACACAGGATACCAACCACTCCGGGTCTTAA
- the tom1 gene encoding target of Myb protein 1 isoform X1 has protein sequence MEFLMGNPFSTPVGQRIERATNSSLPSDDWALNMEICDVINSSEEGPRDAIRAVKKRIVGNKNFKEVMLTLTVLETCVKNCGYRFHILVTTRDFIEGVLVRAIIPRNNPPLILHDRVLSIIQAWADAFRSSPDLTGVVSVYEDLRRKGLEFPMTELDGYSPVQAPKKVTKLKAELGVVRSNLTMMSDMMSQLDPVTVKQADMELLEQLYTVCKEMQDRIVKIVPRLSEEKLIEELLATNDEMNTAFTRYSRFERRITNGQNTTQKSHSYVNLADLNLTAESGSQSEIASIAGDSPLSQSKADSLSGQMARLSTSEADDLDTLLQKRNISTQQRPSEQSEVDGLARAQDGRLQITGTIPINQSNVMDDIEKWLALDDEYDDFEDSDGVTSEEFDRFLAERAKAAERLPSLRASTQDTNHSGS, from the exons ATGGAGTTTTTAATGGGGAATCCGTTCAGCACGCCGGTGGGGCAGCGGATCG AGCGTGCGACCAACTCCAGCCTGCCGTCCGACGACTGGGCACTCAACATGGAAATCTGTGATGTGATCAACAGCTCAGAggaagg ACCCAGAGATGCAATCAGAGCTGTAAAGAAAAGAATTGTGGGGAACAAGAACTTTAAGGAGGTCATGCTGACGCTCACT GTCCTGGAGACGTGTGTGAAGAACTGCGGCTACAGGTTTCACATCCTGGTGACAACGCGGGATTTTATCGAGGGGGTTCTGGTGCGGGCGATCATCCCGAGGAACAACCCTCCTTTGATCCTGCATGACAGAGTGCTCAGCATAATACAG GCGTGGGCTGATGCATTCCGCAGCTCACCCGACCTGACGGGTGTGGTGTCAGTGTACGAAGACCTGCGAAGGAAAGGACTTGAGTTCCCCATGACAGAGCTTGACGGCTACTCACCCGTCCAAGCTCCCAAAAAG GTAACAAAGCTTAAGGCAGAGCTGGGAGTGGTGCGGAGCAACCTGACTATGATGTCAGACATGATGAGTCAGCTGGATCCCGTCACGGTAAAACAAGCAGACATGGAGCTGCTGgag CAGTTATACACAGTATGTAAGGAAATGCAAGACAGGATAGTGAAGATCGTCCCCAGACTCAGCGAGGAGAAGCTGATTGAAGAGTTGTTGGCGACTAACGATGAGATGAACACCGCCTTCACTCGCTACAGCAG GTTTGAAAGACGAATAACAAACGGTCAAAACACGACACAGAAG AGCCACTCATACGTCAACCTCGCAGACCTCAATCTCACAGCGGAGTctggcagccaatcagagatcGCATCCATCGCCGGTGACAGTCCGCTCAGCCAATCAAAAGCTGACAGTTTGTCCGGTCAGATGGCAAGACTTA GCACTAGTGAAGCAGATGACTTGGACACATTATTACAGAAAAGAAATATCTCAACTCAACAAAGACCAAG TGAGCAGAGTGAAGTGGACGGCCTGGCTCGAGCCCAGGACGGCAGACTACAAATCACTGGAACG ATTCCTATCAACCAGTCCAATGTAATGGATGATATTGAGAAATGGCTAGCGCTGGATGATGAG TATGATGACTTTGAGGACTCTGATGGTGTGACCAGTGAAG agtTTGACAGGTTTCTAGCAGAAAGAGCAAAAGCAGCTGAGCGCCTGCCATCTCTCCGCGCCTCCACACAGGATACCAACCACTCCGGGTCTTAA